From a single Bryobacter aggregatus MPL3 genomic region:
- a CDS encoding ABC transporter ATP-binding protein codes for MIDLRNIEKFYQHGPSKSFVLRRVDVSIKEGEFVSIMGPSGAGKSTLLYVIGMHDSDWTGEYFLMGQPVHKMNRKERNEVYKQNFGFVFQSYHLLDNLTVAENIEMPLTYRNIKKGEREAIVADILDRFQMVGKKDLFPNQLSGGQQQLVGIARAMVASPKVILADEPTGNLHSSQGKEIMEMFKKVNDAGTTIIQVTHSDANAAYGNRVIEIRDGWLEK; via the coding sequence ATGATTGATCTTCGGAATATCGAAAAGTTCTACCAGCACGGCCCTTCCAAGAGCTTCGTGTTGCGGCGTGTGGACGTGAGCATCAAGGAAGGCGAGTTTGTCTCGATCATGGGGCCGAGCGGCGCGGGCAAGAGTACTCTGCTCTACGTCATCGGGATGCATGACAGCGACTGGACAGGCGAGTACTTCCTGATGGGACAGCCGGTTCACAAGATGAATCGCAAGGAGCGCAACGAAGTCTACAAACAGAACTTCGGGTTTGTGTTTCAGAGTTATCACCTGCTGGACAACCTGACGGTGGCTGAGAACATTGAGATGCCGCTCACTTACCGCAACATCAAGAAGGGCGAGCGGGAGGCCATTGTGGCCGATATTCTCGATCGCTTCCAGATGGTGGGCAAGAAGGATCTGTTCCCGAACCAGCTCTCTGGCGGACAACAGCAACTGGTAGGCATCGCGCGGGCTATGGTGGCCAGCCCCAAGGTGATTCTCGCGGACGAGCCAACCGGTAATCTCCATAGCAGCCAGGGCAAGGAAATCATGGAGATGTTCAAGAAGGTGAACGATGCGGGCACGACGATTATCCAGGTGACGCACTCGGACGCAAACGCGGCCTATGGCAACCGGGTGATCGAGATTCGCGACGGGTGGCTGGAGAAGTGA
- a CDS encoding sigma-54-dependent transcriptional regulator, translating into MKPAIKPRILIADDQIDVLEALRLLLKPEGYEIETVSSPDDVIRALEKREYDALLMDLNYTRDTTSGEEGLDLLNRVQENDPMLPVIVMTAWGSVKLAVEAMRRGARDFLTKPWENERLVSIVRTQLDLSKALKRQQRLEAENRLLRDETGPVMIAKAAAMEPVIEMIARVGPSDANVLVTGEPGVGKEVVARKLHAISTRASKPMVSVNAGGLAEGVFESELFGHVKGAFTDAKADRVGRFELADGGTLFLDEIANVSMSLQSKLLRVLETGEMERVGSSRTKKVDVRVISATNADLHREVEEGRFRQDLLFRLNTIEIHLPALRERREDILALANFFLDKHAQRYRKALSGFDSSAVQAMMEHRWPGNVRELNHVVERAVLMAGGTQIRANDMALRPASGSSQRLEDMSLEDVEAHLIKKALDRFGGNVSAAAGALGLSRSALYRRLQRYNLHRYAS; encoded by the coding sequence GTGAAGCCGGCGATCAAGCCGCGTATTCTGATTGCCGACGACCAGATCGATGTCCTTGAAGCACTGCGGCTGCTGCTGAAGCCGGAGGGCTATGAGATTGAGACCGTCTCGAGTCCGGATGATGTGATCCGTGCGCTCGAGAAGCGCGAATATGACGCGCTTCTGATGGACCTGAACTATACGCGCGATACGACCTCGGGTGAGGAAGGGCTGGACCTTCTGAATCGCGTGCAAGAGAACGACCCGATGCTGCCGGTGATTGTGATGACGGCCTGGGGCAGCGTGAAGCTGGCTGTCGAAGCGATGCGGCGGGGCGCAAGGGATTTTCTGACCAAGCCCTGGGAGAACGAGCGGCTGGTGTCGATCGTGCGCACGCAGCTCGATCTCAGCAAGGCGCTAAAGCGGCAGCAGCGGCTGGAGGCAGAGAACCGGCTGCTGCGCGACGAGACGGGCCCGGTGATGATTGCCAAGGCCGCGGCAATGGAGCCGGTGATCGAAATGATCGCGCGCGTTGGGCCGAGTGATGCGAACGTTCTGGTGACGGGGGAGCCTGGCGTTGGCAAAGAGGTGGTGGCGCGCAAGCTGCATGCAATCTCGACGCGCGCCTCAAAGCCAATGGTGAGCGTGAATGCGGGCGGACTGGCCGAGGGCGTTTTTGAGAGCGAATTGTTCGGCCATGTGAAGGGTGCCTTTACTGATGCGAAGGCTGACCGCGTCGGCCGCTTTGAACTGGCCGATGGCGGTACGCTGTTTCTCGATGAAATCGCAAATGTGTCGATGAGCCTGCAATCGAAATTGCTGCGTGTGCTTGAGACGGGCGAGATGGAACGGGTGGGCTCTTCGCGTACCAAGAAGGTGGATGTGCGCGTCATCAGCGCAACCAATGCCGACCTGCATCGCGAAGTCGAAGAGGGCCGCTTCCGGCAGGATCTGCTCTTCCGCTTGAACACGATCGAGATCCATTTGCCGGCGCTGCGGGAGCGCCGCGAAGACATTCTGGCCTTGGCGAATTTCTTTCTCGATAAGCATGCGCAACGCTATCGCAAGGCGTTGTCCGGCTTTGATTCCAGTGCGGTGCAAGCGATGATGGAGCACCGCTGGCCGGGCAATGTGCGCGAGCTGAATCATGTGGTGGAGCGTGCTGTGCTGATGGCTGGAGGGACGCAGATCCGGGCGAACGACATGGCGCTGCGGCCTGCCAGCGGCTCGTCGCAGCGTCTTGAAGATATGAGCCTGGAAGACGTCGAGGCGCACCTGATTAAGAAGGCTCTCGATCGCTTTGGCGGGAATGTCAGCGCCGCGGCCGGTGCGCTCGGGTTGAGCCGCAGCGCCCTCTATCGCCGCCTGCAGCGCTACAATCTTCATCGATACGCTTCATGA
- a CDS encoding sensor histidine kinase, which yields MKLAHERRIQLYALAAGLPAILAVFWLIWTGDYTPKVQWTISAVLGLCWLGFSNAVREQVASPLRTVANLLEAIREGDYSIRGRSSVADDSLGEVLQQVNEMGSTLQEQRLGALEATALLRKVMEEINVAIFAFDGESKLRLVNKGGEALLGRPMERLLGETAESLGLEDCLRGEMRTMTRSFPGGSGRWGVGCSTFREGGVPHQLLVLTDLTRPLREEELQAWQRLVRVLGHELNNSLAPIKSIAGSLANIVDRDPLPEDWKEDMQHGLHIIGSRAESLQRFLSAYTRLAKLPRPSMTATPIEPLVRRAVALELRKKVEILPGPSMVVDADADQVEQVLINLIKNAVEAAQVTGGAVRVGWERTALLAGPRLEVWIEDEGPGLANTANLFVPFFTTKPGGSGIGLVLCRQIAEAHGGTLELRNNEDKSGCTARFFLPLVNHDSAATAVGDSV from the coding sequence ATGAAGCTGGCCCACGAACGGCGAATCCAACTCTACGCGCTGGCTGCAGGGCTGCCCGCCATCCTGGCCGTGTTCTGGCTGATCTGGACGGGCGACTACACGCCGAAGGTGCAGTGGACCATCAGCGCCGTCTTGGGGCTTTGCTGGTTGGGCTTCTCGAATGCGGTTCGCGAACAGGTGGCTTCGCCATTGCGCACGGTGGCGAATCTGCTCGAAGCGATTCGCGAAGGCGACTATTCGATTCGTGGCCGTTCCTCGGTGGCCGACGATTCGCTTGGTGAGGTGTTGCAGCAGGTGAACGAGATGGGCTCGACGCTGCAGGAGCAGCGGCTGGGTGCGCTCGAGGCGACTGCGCTGTTGCGCAAGGTGATGGAAGAGATCAATGTCGCGATCTTTGCCTTCGATGGCGAAAGCAAACTGCGCTTGGTGAACAAGGGCGGGGAAGCGCTACTGGGGCGTCCGATGGAGCGCTTGCTGGGCGAGACGGCGGAGAGCCTGGGGCTGGAGGATTGTCTCCGCGGCGAGATGCGCACGATGACGCGCTCTTTTCCAGGAGGCAGCGGGCGTTGGGGCGTCGGTTGCAGCACCTTCCGTGAGGGCGGAGTGCCGCATCAATTGTTGGTGCTGACCGATCTGACGCGGCCTCTGCGCGAAGAAGAGTTGCAAGCCTGGCAGCGCCTGGTGCGCGTACTCGGGCACGAGCTGAACAACTCGCTGGCGCCGATCAAGTCGATTGCCGGAAGCCTGGCGAATATCGTCGATCGCGATCCTCTGCCGGAGGATTGGAAAGAAGATATGCAGCATGGGCTGCATATCATCGGCAGCCGGGCAGAGAGTTTGCAACGCTTCTTGAGCGCCTATACGCGGCTGGCGAAGTTGCCACGGCCCAGTATGACGGCGACGCCGATCGAGCCCTTGGTGCGGCGTGCGGTAGCTCTGGAGCTTCGGAAGAAGGTGGAGATTCTGCCAGGCCCGTCCATGGTTGTCGATGCCGATGCCGATCAGGTGGAACAGGTGTTGATCAATCTGATTAAGAACGCGGTGGAGGCGGCGCAGGTGACCGGTGGCGCGGTGCGCGTGGGATGGGAGCGGACGGCGCTGCTGGCAGGCCCACGGCTCGAAGTCTGGATTGAGGACGAAGGGCCAGGGCTGGCGAATACGGCAAATCTGTTTGTTCCGTTCTTCACAACCAAACCGGGGGGCAGTGGCATCGGGTTGGTGCTGTGCCGCCAAATTGCGGAAGCGCATGGCGGTACTCTGGAACTGAGAAATAACGAAGACAAGTCCGGATGCACAGCCCGCTTCTTTCTCCCGCTGGTGAATCATGATTCTGCCGCTACTGCTGTTGGCGATTCAGTTTGA
- a CDS encoding tetratricopeptide repeat protein — MILPLLLLAIQFDANLSPKYAEAVQLLQQKKYPDAVSVLVSLTGEKPEVAEYWNALGLAYLANGDVEKSLPPLQRACTANSHVPRSCFNYGRVLLFLNRYEDAIGAFDRVPRSYEDAPMFLAKAQAYESLKRVREADRAYRSALAETAMRPANSAEVQLRYGVFLARQGSTESALWQFDQAIRKAPLWGLVWREKARVLLQLQRERDSAVALEQAIAHGERNRENLLLLSRIYAQLGDSEKAETYQREAAGPELK, encoded by the coding sequence ATGATTCTGCCGCTACTGCTGTTGGCGATTCAGTTTGATGCAAACTTGAGCCCCAAGTATGCCGAGGCGGTGCAGCTGCTCCAACAGAAAAAATATCCGGATGCCGTTTCCGTTCTGGTATCTCTGACCGGTGAAAAGCCGGAAGTGGCGGAATATTGGAATGCCCTCGGGCTGGCTTATCTTGCCAATGGCGATGTCGAAAAGTCGCTCCCTCCCTTGCAGCGGGCATGTACGGCGAATTCGCATGTTCCTCGCAGCTGCTTCAATTATGGCCGGGTGTTGTTGTTCTTGAATCGCTATGAAGATGCGATTGGCGCCTTTGATCGTGTGCCCAGATCCTATGAGGATGCGCCGATGTTTCTGGCCAAGGCGCAAGCGTATGAGTCTTTAAAACGTGTGCGGGAGGCAGACCGGGCTTATCGTTCCGCGCTGGCGGAAACCGCTATGCGGCCGGCGAATTCTGCGGAAGTCCAGCTTCGTTACGGTGTGTTTCTGGCGCGGCAGGGGAGTACGGAATCGGCATTGTGGCAGTTTGATCAGGCGATCCGCAAGGCGCCGTTGTGGGGACTGGTGTGGCGGGAGAAGGCTCGTGTGCTGTTGCAATTGCAGCGGGAGCGCGATTCTGCGGTTGCGCTCGAACAGGCCATTGCCCATGGCGAACGCAACCGCGAGAATCTACTGCTGCTCAGCCGGATCTATGCGCAGTTGGGAGATAGTGAGAAAGCGGAGACTTACCAGCGGGAAGCGGCAGGCCCGGAACTGAAGTGA